In one Umezawaea sp. Da 62-37 genomic region, the following are encoded:
- a CDS encoding histidine phosphatase family protein, whose protein sequence is MSTNGRYSVYLLRHGQTSWSESGQHTGRTDVPLTDKGEQQARRAGAVLARLRGTSVPPALVLTSPRQRALRTAELAGLAVDEITEDLAEWDYGDFEGRTTPEIRETVEGWTVWTHEIPNGESADDIGKRATSVVARVRTALLGGDVVLVGHGHFSRVLIATWLGMGSRDGVHFGLDPAGTSVLGDERGDAQIRHLNVPPWDWD, encoded by the coding sequence GTGAGTACAAACGGGCGCTACTCCGTCTACCTGCTGCGCCACGGACAGACCTCGTGGTCCGAGAGCGGGCAGCACACCGGCCGCACAGACGTCCCACTGACCGACAAGGGTGAGCAGCAGGCCCGGCGGGCCGGGGCGGTGCTGGCGAGACTGCGCGGCACCTCCGTTCCACCCGCGCTGGTGCTGACGAGCCCGCGGCAGCGGGCGCTGCGGACCGCGGAGCTGGCCGGGCTGGCGGTGGACGAGATCACCGAGGACCTCGCCGAGTGGGACTACGGCGACTTCGAGGGGCGGACGACGCCGGAGATCCGCGAGACGGTCGAGGGCTGGACGGTCTGGACGCACGAGATCCCGAACGGCGAGTCGGCGGACGACATCGGCAAGCGCGCGACCTCGGTGGTGGCTCGGGTGCGGACGGCGCTGCTGGGCGGTGACGTGGTGCTGGTCGGCCACGGCCACTTCAGCCGCGTGCTGATCGCGACCTGGCTGGGCATGGGCTCGCGCGACGGTGTCCACTTCGGACTCGACCCGGCGGGCACCTCGGTGCTCGGCGACGAGCGCGGCGACGCGCAGATCCGCCACCTCAACGTGCCGCCGTGGGACTGGGACTGA
- a CDS encoding SRPBCC family protein: MPHFEVTTSIAASPRRVFDVSLDVGVHTASMADAAEQAVAGVVSGRLRSGDEVTWRARHFGVWWRMGARIVVHEPPEYFVDEQVEGPFRWWRHEHRFAPDGRGGTVMRDVVGYAAPFGPLGRFAEVAVLDRYLRKLIVDRNAHVGAVAEAGG, translated from the coding sequence GTGCCCCACTTCGAGGTCACCACCAGCATCGCCGCGTCGCCGCGGCGCGTCTTCGACGTCTCGCTGGACGTGGGCGTGCACACCGCGTCGATGGCCGACGCCGCCGAACAGGCCGTCGCGGGGGTCGTTTCGGGCAGGCTTCGGTCGGGGGACGAGGTGACCTGGAGGGCTCGGCACTTCGGGGTGTGGTGGCGGATGGGGGCGCGGATCGTCGTGCACGAGCCGCCCGAGTACTTCGTCGACGAGCAGGTGGAGGGGCCGTTCCGGTGGTGGCGGCATGAGCACCGCTTCGCGCCGGACGGGCGCGGGGGCACGGTGATGCGGGACGTGGTGGGGTACGCGGCGCCGTTCGGGCCGTTGGGGCGGTTCGCCGAGGTGGCCGTGCTCGACCGGTACCTGCGCAAGCTGATCGTCGACCGGAACGCGCACGTGGGAGCGGTGGCCGAAGCCGGCGGGTGA
- a CDS encoding SAM-dependent methyltransferase, whose translation MQERPMWVSTNGHAERPNVARLFDYYLGGAHNFAVDREFAALSTKVFPADEAARTSRSFLQRAVRHCVARGITQFLDLGSGIPTAGNVHEVAGRLVPSARVVYVDNDPVTVAHGRTMLKGHRSVAIAGADIRDPDAVLAAPETARLLDLDEPVALLMVGILPYLSAEERPADLVAKYREAIAPGSVLVISHLTADLEPAVVDGLANMVRLTGTSLTPRDAAEVTGLFDGFDLVEPGLVMAGQWHADAEDTGPAAGLAYGVAGVKR comes from the coding sequence GTGCAAGAACGCCCGATGTGGGTGTCGACCAACGGCCATGCCGAACGCCCCAACGTGGCCCGGCTCTTCGACTACTACCTCGGTGGCGCGCACAACTTCGCCGTCGACCGCGAGTTCGCCGCGCTGTCCACGAAGGTGTTCCCGGCGGACGAGGCGGCCCGCACCTCCCGCTCGTTCCTCCAGCGCGCCGTGCGGCACTGCGTCGCGCGCGGCATCACCCAGTTCCTCGACCTCGGCTCGGGCATCCCGACCGCGGGCAACGTCCACGAGGTCGCCGGACGGCTCGTCCCGTCGGCGCGCGTGGTCTACGTCGACAACGACCCGGTCACCGTCGCGCACGGCCGCACCATGCTCAAGGGCCACCGCTCGGTGGCGATCGCGGGCGCCGACATCCGCGACCCGGACGCCGTGCTGGCCGCGCCGGAGACCGCGCGCCTGCTGGACCTCGACGAACCCGTCGCCCTGCTGATGGTCGGCATCCTCCCGTACCTGTCCGCGGAGGAGCGGCCCGCGGATCTGGTCGCGAAGTACCGCGAGGCGATCGCGCCCGGCAGCGTCCTGGTGATCTCGCACCTGACCGCGGACCTGGAGCCCGCGGTCGTGGACGGGCTCGCGAACATGGTCCGGCTCACCGGCACGTCCCTGACGCCGCGCGACGCCGCGGAGGTCACGGGCCTGTTCGACGGCTTCGACCTCGTCGAGCCGGGTTTGGTCATGGCGGGCCAGTGGCACGCCGACGCCGAGGACACCGGTCCGGCCGCGGGTCTCGCCTACGGCGTGGCGGGCGTCAAGCGCTGA
- a CDS encoding TetR/AcrR family transcriptional regulator: MRVAEGGPVTGGYSKGRIRREDILGAAVGMYAEAGYHGSSLREIARRVGITHAGLLYYFPSKEALLAAVLERRDAEDTEREHLSGTPGLEALLRLIALAAHNVRHPGIVDLYSRLAAEAVSEDHPAHDYFEQHYRMARGYAAESFKALAADGRLREDVDPEHAALTLVALMDGLQVQWLSNRAGVDLVGTLRRHLASQLTVPLD; the protein is encoded by the coding sequence GTGCGAGTCGCTGAAGGTGGTCCGGTGACCGGCGGGTACTCCAAGGGGAGGATTCGGCGGGAGGACATCCTCGGGGCGGCGGTGGGGATGTACGCCGAGGCCGGGTACCACGGGTCGTCGTTGCGGGAGATCGCGCGGCGGGTCGGGATCACGCACGCCGGGTTGCTGTACTACTTCCCGAGCAAGGAAGCGCTGCTGGCGGCGGTGTTGGAGCGGCGGGACGCCGAGGACACCGAGCGGGAGCACCTGTCGGGGACGCCGGGGTTGGAGGCGCTGCTCAGGCTGATCGCGCTGGCCGCCCACAACGTCCGCCACCCCGGCATCGTGGACCTCTACTCGCGGCTGGCGGCGGAGGCCGTGTCGGAGGACCACCCGGCGCACGACTACTTCGAGCAGCACTACCGGATGGCACGGGGGTACGCGGCCGAGTCGTTCAAGGCGCTCGCCGCGGACGGCCGCCTGCGGGAGGACGTCGACCCGGAGCACGCGGCGTTGACGTTGGTGGCGTTGATGGACGGGCTGCAGGTGCAGTGGCTGTCGAACCGCGCCGGGGTGGATCTGGTCGGGACGTTGCGGCGTCACCTGGCGAGCCAGCTCACCGTGCCGTTGGACTAG
- a CDS encoding GNAT family N-acetyltransferase, translating into MAGQRVRRAREADVPAMVALVHELADYERAPQDCHLTEEQLRDVLFRPSPALFGHVAEVDGEVVGVALWFLNFSTWRGTHGVYLEDLYVRPTRRGSGLGKALLTQLARECVANGYGRLEWSVLDWNDPAIGFYKSLGARPMDGWSVFRLDDEALTELGSVD; encoded by the coding sequence ATGGCCGGGCAGCGCGTCCGGCGGGCCCGCGAGGCCGACGTGCCCGCCATGGTGGCGCTCGTCCACGAGCTGGCCGACTACGAGCGGGCCCCGCAGGACTGCCACCTGACCGAGGAGCAGCTGCGCGACGTGCTGTTCCGACCCTCGCCCGCGCTGTTCGGCCACGTGGCCGAAGTGGACGGTGAGGTCGTGGGGGTGGCGTTGTGGTTCCTCAACTTCTCCACCTGGCGCGGCACGCACGGCGTCTACCTGGAGGACCTCTACGTCCGGCCGACGCGGCGCGGATCGGGGCTGGGCAAGGCGTTGCTGACGCAGCTGGCCCGCGAGTGCGTGGCGAACGGCTACGGGCGTCTCGAATGGTCCGTGCTCGACTGGAACGACCCCGCGATCGGCTTCTACAAGTCCCTCGGCGCGCGGCCGATGGACGGGTGGAGCGTCTTCCGGCTCGACGACGAGGCGCTGACCGAGCTGGGCTCGGTGGACTGA
- a CDS encoding DUF5684 domain-containing protein — protein sequence MNYDNTGFDSSVLVFPAVVGGIFGVLAIVALWKIFTKAGKPGWAAIIPIYNIYTMLKVAGRPGWWLIWYIIPFVNIVVSIIVALDLAKSFGKSGVFGFFGLWVFNIIGYLMLAFGNSTYQGPAAARA from the coding sequence GTGAACTACGACAACACCGGCTTCGACAGCTCGGTCCTGGTCTTCCCGGCCGTCGTCGGCGGGATCTTCGGCGTCCTGGCCATCGTCGCGCTGTGGAAGATCTTCACCAAGGCGGGCAAGCCCGGCTGGGCGGCGATCATCCCGATCTACAACATCTACACGATGCTGAAGGTCGCGGGCCGTCCCGGCTGGTGGCTGATCTGGTACATCATCCCGTTCGTGAACATCGTCGTCTCGATCATCGTCGCGCTCGACCTGGCGAAGTCGTTCGGCAAGAGCGGTGTCTTCGGGTTCTTCGGCCTGTGGGTGTTCAACATCATCGGCTACCTGATGCTGGCCTTCGGCAACTCGACCTACCAGGGTCCGGCCGCCGCGCGCGCCTGA
- the uppS gene encoding polyprenyl diphosphate synthase — MKLREALESAYLLRLRAQVAKGPLPRHVAIVMDGNRRWARGQGLADVSQGHRHGAEHIEDVLRWCVDTGIRYATVFVASVDNLNKRDSTEARRLMDIVEHVVVGQVLRNSPRWRLHLSGDLDLLPDSTAHALKTARDTTLGRDFHLTLAIGYDGRQEIVEAVRTLLDTHSSAGTTPADLARTLTPADIAAHLGVAGVPDPELVIRTSGEQRMSGFLLWRAAHSELHFCDVHWPGFRHIDFLRALRAFASRRG, encoded by the coding sequence GTGAAACTCCGGGAAGCGCTGGAATCCGCTTACCTGCTCCGCCTGCGCGCGCAGGTCGCGAAGGGACCGCTCCCGCGGCACGTCGCCATCGTCATGGACGGCAACCGCAGGTGGGCGCGCGGCCAGGGGTTGGCGGACGTCAGCCAGGGCCACCGGCACGGCGCCGAGCACATCGAGGACGTGCTCCGGTGGTGCGTCGACACCGGCATCCGGTACGCCACCGTGTTCGTCGCCTCGGTCGACAACCTGAACAAGCGCGACTCCACCGAGGCCCGGCGGCTGATGGACATCGTCGAGCACGTCGTCGTCGGTCAGGTCCTCCGGAACTCGCCCCGCTGGCGCCTGCACCTCTCCGGTGACCTGGACCTGCTGCCCGACAGCACCGCCCATGCCCTCAAAACCGCACGCGACACCACCCTCGGCCGTGACTTCCACCTCACGCTGGCCATCGGCTACGACGGCCGCCAGGAGATCGTCGAAGCCGTCCGCACCCTGCTGGACACCCACTCCAGCGCAGGCACCACCCCGGCCGACCTCGCGCGGACGCTCACTCCCGCGGACATCGCCGCGCACCTGGGCGTCGCGGGCGTCCCCGACCCGGAACTGGTCATCCGCACCAGCGGCGAGCAGCGCATGTCGGGGTTCCTGCTGTGGCGGGCTGCGCACTCGGAGCTGCACTTCTGCGACGTCCACTGGCCGGGGTTCCGCCATATCGACTTCCTGCGGGCCCTGCGCGCCTTCGCCTCGCGCCGCGGCTAG
- a CDS encoding trypsin-like serine protease — protein sequence MRFKRTLSALIGAATALVAFASLAPAASAQPVDNGVTPFIIGGGNASNAPWAARLFVNGRENCSASIIAPTWILTAQHCVASAGTYTFRVGSLDQTSGGTLVNAVAITQHPSVDLALVRIDRSVSTTYAPLGTDTAVRNGQTVQLYGWGATCTNQPEINCQSRLLKVADTTVTNVNGRDYRGGVAVSVRRVNGIAAGGDSGGPMFATSPVDGRRYQVGVASTSDRANVSNYTNVTRYRPWIQSLAGV from the coding sequence ATGCGATTCAAGCGCACCCTGTCCGCGCTGATCGGCGCCGCTACCGCACTCGTAGCGTTCGCCTCACTGGCCCCCGCGGCCTCGGCCCAGCCCGTCGACAACGGCGTGACCCCGTTCATCATCGGCGGCGGCAACGCCTCCAACGCCCCCTGGGCGGCCCGGCTCTTCGTCAACGGCCGCGAGAACTGCTCGGCCAGCATCATCGCGCCCACCTGGATCCTGACCGCGCAGCACTGCGTGGCCAGCGCGGGCACGTACACGTTCCGGGTCGGCAGCCTCGACCAGACCTCCGGCGGCACGCTGGTCAACGCGGTCGCCATCACCCAGCACCCGTCGGTCGACCTGGCGCTGGTGAGGATCGACCGCTCCGTCTCCACCACGTACGCGCCGCTCGGCACGGACACGGCGGTGCGCAACGGCCAGACCGTGCAGCTCTACGGCTGGGGCGCCACCTGCACCAACCAGCCCGAGATCAACTGCCAGTCACGGCTGCTGAAGGTCGCCGACACCACTGTGACCAACGTCAACGGCCGCGACTACCGCGGCGGCGTCGCGGTGTCGGTGCGCAGGGTGAACGGCATCGCGGCTGGTGGTGACTCCGGCGGCCCCATGTTCGCCACGAGCCCGGTCGACGGCCGCCGCTACCAGGTGGGCGTCGCCTCGACGAGCGACCGCGCGAACGTGTCCAACTACACGAACGTGACCCGCTACCGGCCCTGGATCCAGTCCCTGGCAGGCGTTTAG
- a CDS encoding S24 family peptidase yields the protein MAPQGGNPLPLLRVRGPSMVPAVRDGDVVVVRYGAVPETGDLVLVRWAARPGQLSIKRAREQRGSGLWQVLGDNQFGSTDSRTLGPAEVLGVVRWRLWPRPRRLR from the coding sequence TTGGCACCGCAGGGTGGGAACCCGTTGCCGCTGCTCCGGGTGCGCGGTCCGTCGATGGTCCCGGCGGTTCGGGATGGCGACGTGGTGGTGGTGCGGTACGGGGCCGTCCCCGAGACGGGGGATCTCGTGCTGGTCCGGTGGGCGGCGCGGCCCGGTCAGCTGTCGATCAAGCGCGCCCGTGAGCAGCGCGGAAGTGGCTTGTGGCAAGTACTTGGCGACAACCAGTTCGGGTCGACGGACTCGCGGACACTGGGGCCCGCGGAGGTGCTCGGGGTGGTGCGGTGGCGGTTGTGGCCGCGGCCGCGGCGGCTCAGGTAG
- the sodN gene encoding superoxide dismutase, Ni, translated as MRLLSRIRELRRPLLEATAHCDLPCGVYDPAQARIEAESVKAIQEKYQANEDPEFRERAVLIKEQRSELVKHHLWVLWTDYFKPPHFEKYAELHDLFNRATKAAGASGTKGSMDPAKGQELLDLIAQIDKIFWETKAA; from the coding sequence ATGCGACTGCTGTCGCGCATCCGCGAACTCCGCCGCCCACTGCTGGAGGCCACCGCTCACTGCGACCTTCCGTGCGGTGTGTACGACCCGGCCCAGGCCAGGATCGAAGCGGAGTCCGTCAAGGCGATCCAGGAGAAGTACCAGGCGAACGAGGACCCGGAGTTCCGGGAACGCGCCGTCCTGATCAAGGAGCAGCGCAGCGAGCTCGTCAAGCACCACCTGTGGGTGCTGTGGACGGACTACTTCAAGCCGCCGCACTTCGAGAAGTACGCGGAACTGCACGACCTGTTCAACCGCGCCACCAAGGCGGCCGGTGCCAGCGGCACCAAGGGCTCCATGGACCCGGCCAAGGGACAGGAACTGCTCGACCTGATCGCCCAGATCGACAAGATCTTCTGGGAGACGAAGGCCGCGTAG